The following are encoded together in the Solenopsis invicta isolate M01_SB chromosome 14, UNIL_Sinv_3.0, whole genome shotgun sequence genome:
- the LOC105207757 gene encoding pancreatic triacylglycerol lipase isoform X2: MLIHVFRQFVFTIIYVTAIGCVINNEKLESIFLRIYIGTTMNEYIDYPLENASAITSQINNNKPTVLYIHGFTENLKKTSVRTVVEAYLERNDHNIIGLDYRDIASDNYVKVAENIPHVGDVVASTLEEMVKSGFDMEKFHIVGHSMGGQVAGYIGRKIKYQIPRITDARFVDIIHTDQGFYGVAKDTAGTVDFFPNGGSRVQPGCPRLKLPVIDDKDFCSHHRSWRFYAESVINESAFLGVQCSTLSDFKYDKCSNNTRIVMGYATPTSARGTVYLVTAAQSPFGLKKKGTDCSTLTFAECIALL, from the exons ATGTTAATCCACGTTTTCCGACAATTTGTTTTTACTATAATATACGTGACTGCAATTG gcTGCGTGATCAATAATGAGAAGCTCGAGAGCATTTTTCTACGTATTTATATCgg aaCGACTATGAATGAATATATCGACTATCCGCTGGAAAATGCCAGTGCGATAACATCTCAAATAAACAACAATAAGCCGACGGTATTATATATTCACGGATTTACGGAAAATCTAAAGAAAACAAGTGTACGAACAGTGGTAGAAG cTTATTTGGAAAGAaatgatcacaatattattgGATTGGATTATCGTGATATAGCAAGTGACAACTATGTAAAAGTGGCAGAAAATATCCCTCATGTTGGAGATGTTGTCGCATCGACTCTCGAGGAGATGGTCAAATCGGGCTTTGATATGGAAAAGTTCCATATCGTTGGACATTCTATGGGCGGGCAAGTCGCCGGATACATCGGCAGAAAAATCAAATATCAAATTCCTAGAATTACAG ATGCCCGTTTCGTTGATATCATACATACAGATCAAGGATTTTATGGTGTTGCCAAAGACACTGCAGGCACAGTGGATTTTTTCCCAAACGGTGGTTCACGCGTTCAACCCGGCTGTCCGCGTTTGAAATTACCAGTGATCGACGATAAAg ACTTTTGTAGTCATCATCGTTCCTGGAGGTTCTATGCCGAGTCTGTGATCAATGAATCTGCCTTTTTGGGCGTACAATGTTCCACGTTATCTGATTTTAAATACGATAAATGCAGTAATAACACTCGCATCGTCATGGGATATGCCACTCCGACTAGCGC GCGAGGAACCGTTTATCTTGTGACGGCCGCTCAAAGTCCTTTTGgattaaagaagaaaggaacTGATTGTTCTACGTTAACTTTCGCCGAATGTATTGCTCTACTTtaa
- the LOC105207757 gene encoding pancreatic triacylglycerol lipase isoform X1, translated as MLIHVFRQFVFTIIYVTAIGCVINNEKLESIFLRIYIGTTMNEYIDYPLENASAITSQINNNKPTVLYIHGFTENLKKTSVRTVVEAYLERNDHNIIGLDYRDIASDNYVKVAENIPHVGDVVASTLEEMVKSGFDMEKFHIVGHSMGGQVAGYIGRKIKYQIPRITGLDPAGPLYHLGNHSLSSSDARFVDIIHTDQGFYGVAKDTAGTVDFFPNGGSRVQPGCPRLKLPVIDDKDFCSHHRSWRFYAESVINESAFLGVQCSTLSDFKYDKCSNNTRIVMGYATPTSARGTVYLVTAAQSPFGLKKKGTDCSTLTFAECIALL; from the exons ATGTTAATCCACGTTTTCCGACAATTTGTTTTTACTATAATATACGTGACTGCAATTG gcTGCGTGATCAATAATGAGAAGCTCGAGAGCATTTTTCTACGTATTTATATCgg aaCGACTATGAATGAATATATCGACTATCCGCTGGAAAATGCCAGTGCGATAACATCTCAAATAAACAACAATAAGCCGACGGTATTATATATTCACGGATTTACGGAAAATCTAAAGAAAACAAGTGTACGAACAGTGGTAGAAG cTTATTTGGAAAGAaatgatcacaatattattgGATTGGATTATCGTGATATAGCAAGTGACAACTATGTAAAAGTGGCAGAAAATATCCCTCATGTTGGAGATGTTGTCGCATCGACTCTCGAGGAGATGGTCAAATCGGGCTTTGATATGGAAAAGTTCCATATCGTTGGACATTCTATGGGCGGGCAAGTCGCCGGATACATCGGCAGAAAAATCAAATATCAAATTCCTAGAATTACAG gACTGGATCCTGCCGGTCCTCTTTACCATCTTGGCAACCATAGTCTTTCATCCTCTGATGCCCGTTTCGTTGATATCATACATACAGATCAAGGATTTTATGGTGTTGCCAAAGACACTGCAGGCACAGTGGATTTTTTCCCAAACGGTGGTTCACGCGTTCAACCCGGCTGTCCGCGTTTGAAATTACCAGTGATCGACGATAAAg ACTTTTGTAGTCATCATCGTTCCTGGAGGTTCTATGCCGAGTCTGTGATCAATGAATCTGCCTTTTTGGGCGTACAATGTTCCACGTTATCTGATTTTAAATACGATAAATGCAGTAATAACACTCGCATCGTCATGGGATATGCCACTCCGACTAGCGC GCGAGGAACCGTTTATCTTGTGACGGCCGCTCAAAGTCCTTTTGgattaaagaagaaaggaacTGATTGTTCTACGTTAACTTTCGCCGAATGTATTGCTCTACTTtaa